The following coding sequences are from one Primulina eburnea isolate SZY01 chromosome 15, ASM2296580v1, whole genome shotgun sequence window:
- the LOC140815022 gene encoding probable ADP,ATP carrier protein At5g56450: MVATVKESDPGEDNNGGDISRNWVSSFHRDLTAGAMLGGVVHTIVAPIERAKLLLQTQESNMAILAGGPHRRFKGMLDCFARTVKEEGVVSLWRGNGSSVLRYYPSVALNFSLKDLYKNILRSNSQQGDLLSGPSANFIAGSAAGCTTLIIVYPLDIAHTRLAADLGRTETRQFRGVCHFLRTIHERDGIPGIYRGLSASLQGMVVHRGLYFGGFDTIKDVMSRDSKSDIALWKRWVAAQAVTTSAGMLSYPLDTVRRRMMMQSGVGQPMYRSTLDCWRKIYKQEGFASFYRGALSNIFRSTGAAAVLVLYDEIKKFMNWTGL; encoded by the exons ATGGTGGCGACGGTGAAGGAAAGTGATCCAGGAGAAGACAACAATGGCGGCGATATTTCAAGAAATTGGGTGAGTAGCTTCCACAGGGATCTGACGGCGGGGGCGATGCTGGGAGGTGTGGTGCACACCATTGTGGCTCCCATTGAGCGAGCAAAGTTGCTGCTGCAGACACAGGAGAGCAATATGGCGATATTGGCAGGTGGGCCCCACCGGAGGTTTAAGGGGATGCTGGACTGCTTTGCCCGTACGGTTAAGGAGGAAGGTGTTGTGTCTTTGTGGAGAGGCAATGGCAGCAGCGTTTTAAGATATTACCCCTCTGTTGCCCTCAATTTCTCGCTAAAG GATCTGTATAAGAACATATTGCGCAGCAACTCACAACAAGGTGATTTACTATCTGGCCCATCTGCCAATTTTATAGCTGGCTCTGCAGCTGGTTGCACGACTTTGATCATTGTATATCCACTTGATATTGCTCACACACGCCTGGCTGCTGATCTTGGACGAACTGAAACTCGCCAATTTAGAGGCGTTTGTCACTTCCTGAGGACCATTCATGAAAGAGATGGAATTCCTGGAATTTACAGGGGGCTTTCAGCCTCTTTGCAAGGAATGGTTGTTCATCGAGGCCTATACTTTGGTGGTTTTGATACTATTAAAGACGTCATGTCAAGAGATTCGAAGTCAGATATAGCATTATGGAAAAGATGGGTAGCTGCTCAAGCTGTGACAACGTCAGCTGGGATGTTGTCATATCCACTCGACACAGTTAGGAGAAGAATGATGATGCAATCTGGTGTAGGACAACCAATGTACAGGAGTACGTTGGATTGCTGGAGGAAGATTTACAAGCAGGAGGGTTTTGCCTCTTTTTATCGTGGGGCtctatcaaatatttttagGAGTACTGGTGCTGCTGCTGTTCTAGTTTTGTACGATGAGATCAAGAAGTTCATGAACTGGACAGGGTTATAG